GAGCCGGGGCGTTCACGGCCGCGGTGAGGAGGTCGTAGAACTCTTCTGACTTCTCGACCATGAGGAAGTGCCCCGCTTCTGGGAGCCGATGCACGTTGCAGTCGGCCAGTCGCGGCAGCAGGTGATCCTTGTTCTCCCGGGCTCCATAGATGTACGTCTTCGCCGTAGGGAGCCCATGGAGGATGTCGAGGAGCTTGCCGCTGTCGGACCACTCCACCAGGGATCGCGCGCTCTGGTGTACGGCGGCCGGATCGGCGCTGCCGTACCAGGTCGCCCAGGCGCGCATGTCGTCGCCCGCCGAATTCTCCAGTTCATCCAGAAATGATCGATGTCCGAAGCCGATGAAATCGGCGGTCGACTGGTCCGCGGTCCTCCGGCTCACCAATCCGCAGTCGTCTGCGACGAGGTTTCCATCGACGCTGATGTAGTGGCTGAGGGAGTCCATGTCATGGGTGGCGAGAAGGCCGACTGATCCGCCCATGCTGTGTCCGACAAGCAGGACCTTCCCATCATCGATGCCTAACTCGCGACGTACCCGTCTGACGAGCAGTTGAGTGATCGCGGCGTAGACGTCCAGGGTGTGCTGGAGATCGCGGGGGCTCTCCGACCGCCCGTGCCCGGGAAAATCGAACGCGCACAGTGAGAATCTTCGCAGCCCGGGGCTCTCGAAGGCGCCGGAGAAGCTTTCTTTCGCACAGCCGAGCCCATGCAGGAAGACCAGCAGATCCGGGCCGCCATAATGGACATTTGCGGATATGAGTACGGGGCCGGTTTCCGGGAGTGTGAGTGATATCGCCTGGTTCATCAGTCCACTCATTCATCGGCTGGCAGTGTCGCTGGAACCTCTGTGCATGCGGATCGTCAGGGCTTTGGGCGTGATCCATTGAACACGCGGAGCGTGCGTATAAGATAGCCGCACGTACAAGATTATGTGCGCTCCGCTCAAAAGGATCTCGAAACCGGCGCAATAGATCTTTGCAATAGATCTTTGTGCAGCGAGATCACAACCTCCTTCGGGAGGGCCGGTGGGCCGTGGCAGGGGGTACCCATGGAGACGCATCCGGGGGTGCACACGGTTCAATGCCGATCATGCGGGGTAAAGCAGGCCTTCCAGTCGGTCCCGCAGAAACTGGGGGCTGATCAGGTCAAAGTGCCCCAGCCGGGAGCAGTCGAGATTGCTGATGTCCAGGCCGCGTTCCTGTGCCGCGCGCACCATGCCGTGGAACTGCTGTTCGAATCCGAAGGACATGATGATGTGGACGTCGCCGGCGGCCTGAGTGAGCTGACCCACCCGGTCCAGGAACCGCTCGTAGCCCTCGCCGCGCCAGAGCTCCACCACCTCTTGCGCGTGTTGCCTGACTTGAGCGAAGTCCTTAGAAGTGATCTTTGTCAGATAGGCGCAGAGATAGCCGAGCTCGTGGACGTCCTGGGCGGAGTGGAGAATA
The sequence above is drawn from the Actinomadura hallensis genome and encodes:
- a CDS encoding alpha/beta fold hydrolase, which translates into the protein MNQAISLTLPETGPVLISANVHYGGPDLLVFLHGLGCAKESFSGAFESPGLRRFSLCAFDFPGHGRSESPRDLQHTLDVYAAITQLLVRRVRRELGIDDGKVLLVGHSMGGSVGLLATHDMDSLSHYISVDGNLVADDCGLVSRRTADQSTADFIGFGHRSFLDELENSAGDDMRAWATWYGSADPAAVHQSARSLVEWSDSGKLLDILHGLPTAKTYIYGARENKDHLLPRLADCNVHRLPEAGHFLMVEKSEEFYDLLTAAVNAPAPAG